A stretch of DNA from Mycobacterium senriense:
CCTGCAGTAACCGCCAGGGCGCCCGGTAGATGGCATCGGGCACCGAGAGCTGAATCGGGTAGCGCTCGCTGACCTTTAGCTCGCCCTGGTTCTGCGGGGTCTCGCAGTCTTCGAGGTTGAGCACGTTGCAGTACAGATATGGCCCCACCCGGGTCAGGTGGCCGTGCGAATACGCGCTGATCTCGGGGTGGCGCGGACCGGAGCGGCCCCCCAACAGCCAGGTCGCCACGCCGGCGCCGACGCAGAGCACAGCCACCAGGCAGGCGAGCAGCACGGCCACACCCCGCTTGCTTCCGGATTTCACTCGGCAACCACCGCCGTGGCGCCGACGCCGCGGCGCGTGCCCTCCTGCTCGACCATGATCGGCCTATTCCCTCCCAGGCCGGGAATCAGTGAATTGCCGCGGAAGCTGACCAGGGTCTGCGCCAGGCCCAGAATGAGCAGCGCGGTCACGGCGGTAAAACCGACCCACAACTCGGTGTACACCAACACCCCGAGCGCGCCGCCGAGGACCCAGGCCAACTGCAGCGTCGACTCTGAGCGTCCGAAGCCCGACGCGCGGGATTCCTCCGGTAGGTCGTTCTGCAGCGACGCGTCCAGGGACGCCTTCGCGATGGCGCTGGATCCCGACGTGACCAGGGTGGCGATCACGGCCATCATCAGGTTGCCGGCCACCGAGGCGGCCAGCGCGACCGCGCTCACCGCCACCGTGCAGCGCACCACCAGCGCGGCGGGCCGGCCCAGCTTCAGGCGCGCGCTGGTGAAGTTGCCGGCGAAATTGCCGATCCCGGCCGCGGCGCCGATCATCCCGAGCATGGCGATCTGGGCCCATCCGTTGGCCTGGTGGGCCTTGGCGACGAACGCGGGATACAGGAACAGGAAGCCCACCATGACCTTGATGGTGCAGTTACCCCACAGAGAGGTGATGATGTTGCGGCCCAACGGCTGTCGCAGTGCCCCGCTGACTTCCTTGTGCCAGCTGCGGCGCAGGGGTTCACTGTCCTGGCGGTAGCTCAGGGTGGCGGGAACCTCACCGGCGGTCACCTCGACCCAGCGCGGTATCCGCATCGACAGCATGGCGCCGGCGATCGTCACCGCGATCACCACGAACAACGCCCCGGGCAGCTTGAACAGGTGGGTGCAGGCGAATTCGACCCCACCCGCGATCGCGCCACCGACGATGGTGCCGCCCAGGAGACCGAACATGGTCAGCCTGGCGTTGACCCGCACCAGGTCGATGGTCGGCGGCATCACCCGCGGTGTCACCGCGCTGCGCAGCACGCTGAACGATTTCGAGAACACCATCATCGCGAGCGCGCACGGATAGAGCACCCAAGACGGGAAACTGCCGCTGGCGCCGTCGTAGTTCATCACCAGCAGCACGGCCAGCGCTGTGCGCAGGGCGAACGACGCGGCAAGGGCGACGCGGCGGCCGTGCTGCAGTCGATCCAGCGCCGGACCGATCAGCGGCGCGATCACCGCGAACGGCGCGATGGTGATCAACAGATACAGCGCGACCCGGCCCTTGCTCTCGCCGGTGGCCGCGGCGAAGAACAACGTGTTGGCCAGCGCGACGGCCATCGCGGCGTCCACCGCGAAATTGGCCACCACGGGCCACGTCAGCGCCGTCAGGCCGGACTTGTCGGCGCCGTCGGCCGTCGCAGCGCGCTGCACCATCCAGTACATCCGCGAACCCATCTCGCGGCTGCGCAGCGCCGCGGCGCGGGTGACCGTGATCCGCTCGCCGGAAGCCGGACCGCGCGGCGCCGCGGCGGTGTTGCGTTCGGGCTCCGGCTGGTGGCCCAGCGGGGGCAGGTAGCGATTGGCGCTCGGCATCGGCGACGGGCGGCCGGTGCGTTGATCGGACGGGCGGCCGGTGCCCCGATCGGCCCCGCCGGCGGGGTAATTGGCCGCGCCCGGATGCTGAGCGGAGGCGCCATCGCGGGACCGGCGGCCCGGCTGAGAGGCCACGCGGCCCGGATTGTTTTGCCGCCGTCCAGACACGTCCCGATTCTCCCCTATGCCGCCTGAATGCGTCTGCAGGTAACGGGGCGTGGCTCGTCAACCTAGTATTGGAACCGCAATGCAGACAGAAGACAGCGCGACCCGACCCATCGAGGAGCCGACCGTGGAGTACGCCGTGGCGACCGCGGCCGACTGGCCCGAAGGGTTGGCGACGGTGCTCACCAGCGCGGCGGACCAGGCCAGGGCCGCGGTCGTGGAGTTCAGCGGGCCGGAGATGGTCGGCGACTATCTGGGCGTCGGCTACGAAGACCCGAACACCGCCACCCACCGATTCCTGGCGCATCTGCCCGGCTACCAGGGCTGGCAGTGGGCGGTGGTCGTGGCCGCCTATCCCGGCGCCGATCACGCCACGATCAGCGAGGTGGTACTGGTGCCCGGGCCGACGGCGCTGCTGGCCCCGGAATGGGTGCCGTGGGAGGAGCGGGTGCGGCCCGGCGACTTGAGCCCCGGCGACTTGTTGGCGCCCGCCGCCGACGATCCCCGGCTGGTTCCCGGCTACACCGCCAGCGGTGATCCCCAGGTCGACGAGACCGCCGCGGAAATCGGGCTGGGCCGGCGTTGGGTGATGAGCGCCGAGGGCCGCTCGGAGGCGGCCGAGCGCTGGCGCACCGGCGATTACGGCCCCGACTCGCCGATGGCGAGATCGACCAAGCGGGTGTGCCGCGACTGCGGCTTCTTCCTGCCGCTCTCGGGATCCCTGGGCGCGTTGTTCGGCGTGTGCGGCAACGAGCTGTCGGCCGACGGGCACATCGTCGACAAGCTGTACGGCTGCGGTGCTCATTCGGACACCCCGGCCCCGGCGGGCACCGGGTCGCCGGCCTACCAGCCCTACGACGACGGCCTGCTGGACGTCAGCCAGGCACCGGTCGAGCCGTCTGCGGCCCCTGCGGAGTCGCCGGAGGCATCCGAAGCGCAGCCGGAGGTCGAGGCCGAAGCGCAGCCGGAGGCTGCAGAGCAACAGCCCGAGGCCGCGGAGCAACAGGCTGAGGCGCCGGGTGAGACGGCGCAAGCCGAGCCCATGTCCGAGGCCCCGGAGCCTGATCAACAGGCGGAGCCCGAGCAGCAGCCGCAGACCGAAACCCCGGACTAGCCGGTCTCGGCGGCGGCCTTGATGCGCGCCAGCGAGGCGTTCATCCCGTCGAGCAATTCGCGTTCGAAGTTCTCGGTCCCGCCGAACAGCGCATTCACCGACAGGTTCGAAAATGCGGTGACGCCGTTTTCGGCGTGACGACTCTCGATCAGCCGCGTGCCCTCGCCGCTGGGCTCGAGCTCATAGGTCCAGATGGTGTTGTTGGTGTCCACGCGGAACGCGAGCCTGCGGTCGGGGACGATCTCGACGACCGTGCACGTGGTCGGCCAGAACATCCGCTTGCGCCGGTTGAGGTTGAGGGTCCTGGTGCCCTGACGGACCGGGCCGAAGGGTTTCATCCACCGGCACTGCGGGCTCCACTGCGGCATTCGTCGTAGATCGGAAATCAATCCCCACACGGTGGCCACCGGGGCGTCGATGTCGACATGTGTCTGCAACAGCGGGGCTACCATCGCTCCTCCAGGTGTGCGGATTACTTGTGGTCGAGATAGTTTTCGAGCCCGGCCTGGGCGCCGCGCGCGCCGCGCCGGGCCGCGGCCAGCTGCAGCAGGAAGATGCTCGTGCCGAGCACCCCCACGCCCAGCCCGGCCAGGGCCACCGGACGCCAACCCTGCAGGGGGGGCACCAGGAACGCGGCGGCCGCCGCGGCCAGCCAGCCCAGCGCGCCGAGCGCGATGAAGGGCCACACGTGCAGCAGCGCGGCGGGCAGCGGCGGCGCGGTGCGGTCATCACCGGGTTCGGCAGGCATCGCCATTAACATAGCCCGCCGCCGGTGTTCGCGGGCGGCACACCCACTCGCCGAAACGGATGATCTCCGAACCGCCGAGCAAGGCGGGATAGGCGGGCGGGTAAGCGTTTCGAGCAAAATCCCGAAGCTTAGCGAAAAGACTCCACACCCGTCGTTCACCGGTTCGTGTCCCGGTTTCTCAGGCTTGCGTGTAACCTCGCGCCATGCCTGACAGCGATGCGCGGCTGGCCAGCGACCTGTCACTGGCTGTTATGCGGCTGGCCCGCCAACTGCGATTTCGCAACCCGTCGTCGCCCGTGTCGTTGTCCCAGCTGTCGGCGCTGGCAATGCTGACCAACGAAGGCCCGATGACACCGGGCGCCCTGGCGATCCGCGAACGGGTCCGGCCGCCGTCGATGACCCGGGTGATCGCATCGCTGGCAGAAATGGGCCTGGTGGACCGCGCGCCGCACCCGGTCGACGGCCGGCAGGTGCTCGTCTCGGTCTCCGAGTCCGGGGCCGAGCTGGTCAAGGCGAACCGTCGTGCCCGCCAGGAATGGCTGGCCAAGCGGCTGGCCACGCTGGACCGCGAACAACGTGACACCCTGCGCAACGCGGCCGATCTGATGTTGGCCCTGGTCGACGAAGGCCCGTGAGTTACCGGACCGCAGCCCTGAATGTCCAGGACGTTGCCGACCCCCACGATCCGAGGCTCGACGATTTCCGGGACCTGAACAGCGTCGACCGCCGTCCCGACCTGCCGTCCGGCAAGGGGCTGGTGATCGCCGAGGGCGTGCTGGTGGTGCAGCGCATGCTGGCGTCGCGCTTCCGCCCGCACGCCCTGTTGGGCACCGATCGCCGGCTCGCCGAGCTCGAGGATGATCTGGCCGGCAGCGCCGTGCCGTTCTACCGAGCCTCCGCCGACGTCATGGCTCAGGTGATCGGCTTCCACCTCAACCGCGGCGTGCTGGCGGCCGCCCGGCGGGTGGCCGAACCCAGCGTCGCCGACGTGATCGCCCGGGCCCGCACCGTCGCGGTGCTCGAAGGGGTCAACGACCACGAGAACCTGGGCTCGATCTTCCGCAACGCCGCGGGCCTCGGCGTCGACGCGGTGGTGTTCGGCAGCGGCTGCGCCGACCCGCTGTATCGCCGCGCGGTCCGGGTGTCGATGGGCCACGCGCTGCTGGTGCCGTATGCCCGCGCAGCCTGTTGGCCCGGCGAGCTTGAGACGTTGCGGGAGAAGGGTTTTCAACTGATGGCGATGACTCCGCAAGGCACTGCGTGCGCCTTGCCGGAGGCGATGACGACCGCGCGCGACCACCGCGTCGCGGTGCTGGTGGGCGCCGAGGGGCCGGGGCTGACGCCGGCCACCCTGCGGCGCAGCGATGTGCGGGTGCGCATCCCGATGTCGCGGGGCACCGACTCGCTCAACGTCGCGACGGCGGCGGCGTTGGCGTTCTACGAGCGCGCCCGCTCGATGACGAGGGGCGGCGATGGACAGTCAGACTAGGCTCCGGCTGATGAGAGACGAATCCGTCCCTTGGGCAACGGGTTTGACGGTGACGGCTTTCGTTGCGGTGGTCACCGCCGCCGCGATCGTGGTGCTCAGTCTGGGGCTGGTTCGGGTGCACGCGCTGCTGGCCGTGGGGCTCAACGTCGTTGCCGCCGGGGGACTGGCACCGACCTTGTGGGGGTGGCGGCGTACCCCGGTGCTGCGCTGGTTCGTGCTGGGCGCGGCGGTGGGCGTCGCGGGTGCGTGGATTGTGCTGCTGGCCCTGACGGCCGCGGGTCGCGTTTAGTGGCGATCGCGAGCGCGGCGTGGCCGGGGGAGGCGGGTCGCCAGCATCGCGTTCAGCGGCGGGTCGCCACCATCGGGACTAGCGCTGCCCGCCCGAGCGCACGCCGAGCAACACGTCTTCCCACGCGGGGATGACCGGCTTGCCCCGGCGGGTGTGCACGGGCTTCTCGTCGGGCTCCACGACCGCCTCGGGTTCCGCGACGGGCGGCTTCGCGGGCTCGTCGAAGTCGACGTGGGCGACCCGGGCCACCGGGCGCAGCGGACGTTCGAAGTTGGGGTCGATCAGCGCGCTGGCCGCGTCGTCGATGGCGGTCACGGTTCCGCCGTGGGCACCGGGGGAGAAGCAGAAATGCGCGAGGTTGTCGGAACGCCCGACCTTCCACGCGAGCTGCACCGTCCAGCGGTTGTCTTCGTTGCGCCAGGCGTCCCAGCTGAGTTTGTCGTGGCTGAGGCCCCGGGTCACCAGCGCGGCGCTGACCGTCTCCAAAAG
This window harbors:
- a CDS encoding DUF2771 domain-containing protein; amino-acid sequence: MKSGSKRGVAVLLACLVAVLCVGAGVATWLLGGRSGPRHPEISAYSHGHLTRVGPYLYCNVLNLEDCETPQNQGELKVSERYPIQLSVPDAIYRAPWRLLQVYDDPTNTTSTIFRPGTRFAVTIPSVDPHRGRLAGIVVQLLTLAVDPAGELRDVPHAEWSVRLTF
- a CDS encoding MFS transporter; this translates as MASQPGRRSRDGASAQHPGAANYPAGGADRGTGRPSDQRTGRPSPMPSANRYLPPLGHQPEPERNTAAAPRGPASGERITVTRAAALRSREMGSRMYWMVQRAATADGADKSGLTALTWPVVANFAVDAAMAVALANTLFFAAATGESKGRVALYLLITIAPFAVIAPLIGPALDRLQHGRRVALAASFALRTALAVLLVMNYDGASGSFPSWVLYPCALAMMVFSKSFSVLRSAVTPRVMPPTIDLVRVNARLTMFGLLGGTIVGGAIAGGVEFACTHLFKLPGALFVVIAVTIAGAMLSMRIPRWVEVTAGEVPATLSYRQDSEPLRRSWHKEVSGALRQPLGRNIITSLWGNCTIKVMVGFLFLYPAFVAKAHQANGWAQIAMLGMIGAAAGIGNFAGNFTSARLKLGRPAALVVRCTVAVSAVALAASVAGNLMMAVIATLVTSGSSAIAKASLDASLQNDLPEESRASGFGRSESTLQLAWVLGGALGVLVYTELWVGFTAVTALLILGLAQTLVSFRGNSLIPGLGGNRPIMVEQEGTRRGVGATAVVAE
- a CDS encoding SRPBCC family protein, which produces MVAPLLQTHVDIDAPVATVWGLISDLRRMPQWSPQCRWMKPFGPVRQGTRTLNLNRRKRMFWPTTCTVVEIVPDRRLAFRVDTNNTIWTYELEPSGEGTRLIESRHAENGVTAFSNLSVNALFGGTENFERELLDGMNASLARIKAAAETG
- a CDS encoding DUF2530 domain-containing protein, whose amino-acid sequence is MPAEPGDDRTAPPLPAALLHVWPFIALGALGWLAAAAAAFLVPPLQGWRPVALAGLGVGVLGTSIFLLQLAAARRGARGAQAGLENYLDHK
- a CDS encoding MarR family transcriptional regulator, with amino-acid sequence MPDSDARLASDLSLAVMRLARQLRFRNPSSPVSLSQLSALAMLTNEGPMTPGALAIRERVRPPSMTRVIASLAEMGLVDRAPHPVDGRQVLVSVSESGAELVKANRRARQEWLAKRLATLDREQRDTLRNAADLMLALVDEGP
- a CDS encoding TrmH family RNA methyltransferase, translating into MSYRTAALNVQDVADPHDPRLDDFRDLNSVDRRPDLPSGKGLVIAEGVLVVQRMLASRFRPHALLGTDRRLAELEDDLAGSAVPFYRASADVMAQVIGFHLNRGVLAAARRVAEPSVADVIARARTVAVLEGVNDHENLGSIFRNAAGLGVDAVVFGSGCADPLYRRAVRVSMGHALLVPYARAACWPGELETLREKGFQLMAMTPQGTACALPEAMTTARDHRVAVLVGAEGPGLTPATLRRSDVRVRIPMSRGTDSLNVATAAALAFYERARSMTRGGDGQSD
- a CDS encoding DUF2537 domain-containing protein, producing MRDESVPWATGLTVTAFVAVVTAAAIVVLSLGLVRVHALLAVGLNVVAAGGLAPTLWGWRRTPVLRWFVLGAAVGVAGAWIVLLALTAAGRV
- the sepH gene encoding septation protein SepH, whose translation is MRELKVVGLDADSKYVICEGDDPAEQFKLAADDRLRALLRDAALSSEQPQLEIEVTNMLSPKEIQAKIRAGASVEQVAAASGSEVSRIRRFAHPVLLERFRAAELATAAHPMLADGPAVLTLLETVSAALVTRGLSHDKLSWDAWRNEDNRWTVQLAWKVGRSDNLAHFCFSPGAHGGTVTAIDDAASALIDPNFERPLRPVARVAHVDFDEPAKPPVAEPEAVVEPDEKPVHTRRGKPVIPAWEDVLLGVRSGGQR